In one window of Pseudoliparis swirei isolate HS2019 ecotype Mariana Trench chromosome 15, NWPU_hadal_v1, whole genome shotgun sequence DNA:
- the lin54 gene encoding protein lin-54 homolog, translating to MDVVSPELNSLLPDEIMDTEAIEDIPRSQPDVQSVPSDDAPVPMETDTPVASEHLSLCSNAHSAEHTKALATVTALGIGSGSQLPASISSTLPSLLTLKPAVAASIATTKTTDSLSGSSFSTGGLQRLTAPFTISAANHQFILNKVASSQATEAAKSAGISPQIIKQEGQKLLVTTIGKSGQPIVLQLPHAGGKPGISQTFGENKCQAQQFKVVTIGGRSELKPMVVGAGNQLTTIQAQQLKTVQIATKTPVSSAAPIKFIITKTINNKGLCPQTSVSPVIAGRVLTQTPSRTITLSEPHNSNLQCISGKKIAISPLKTPSKVTVVSVASPTSNASHKSLTVNVALGQQILTVQQSTSASPVKLTTSHPTTQNIKPMQSVTMGGVGGSQFKTIIPLASQPNVQQIQVPGSRFHYVRLVTATTASGSGHLGVPSTSSIQTAKPMVVSTGAVRMSVPIVPAQTIKQMVTKPLTSATVMTTTQTQQRLIMPATPLPQIQPNFTNLPPGTVLAPAPGGGNVGYAVVPAQYVTQLQQTPFVTLASSSGFPASTGIQTQARLPLNGLSPAETTSRPRKPCNCTKSQCLKLYCDCFANGEFCNNCNCNNCFNNLEHETERLKAIKTCLDRNPEAFKPKIGKGKEGESDRRHSKGCNCKRSGCLKNYCECYEAKIMCSSICKCIGCKNFEESPERKTLMHLADAAEVRVLQQTAAKTKLSSQISDLLMRTTPVISNGGGRLPYTFVTKEVLEATCECLMEQAKKAEQAHQPQVEAERMILEEFGHCLMRIISSAGKAKADCASINC from the exons ATGGACGTGGTGTCGCCAGAGCTCAACAGCCTCCTTCCTGATGAGATCATGGACACTGAGGCCATAGAGGACATCCCTCGATCCCAACCAGACGTCCAGTCGGTGCCCAGCGATGACGCACCGGTTCCGATGGAAACGGATACGCCCGTGGCTTCGGAACATTTGAGCCTCTGTTCAAATGCCCATTCGGCAGAACACACCAAGGCCCTCGCCACCGTCACGGCACTCGGCATCGGCTCCGGAAGTCAGCTTCCCGCCTCAATTTCCAGCACTTTGCCATCCCTTCTCACCCTCAAACCAGCCGTGGCTGCCTCCATAGCCACGACCAAAACTACGGACAGTTTGAGCGGGTCTAGTTTCTCGACGGGCGGGTTACAGAGGCTCACGGCTCCGTTCACCATCTCTGCCGCGAACCACCAGTTCATTCTCAACAAGGTGGCCTCATCTCAAGCCACGGAAGCGGCGAAGTCTGCAGGCATCTCGCCCCAGATCATCAAGCAGGAAGGACAAAAACTTTTGGTCACAACCATAGGAAAGTCGGGGCAGCCGATAGTGTTGCAGTTGCCGCACGCGGGAGGCAAGCCGGGCATTTCACAGACATTCGGAGAAAACAAATGTCAAGCGCAGCAGTTTAAAGTGGTGACGATCGGTGGGAGGTCGGAGCTGAAGCCGATGGTGGTGGGTGCTGGGAACCAGTTGACGACAATACAGGCCCAGCAGTTGAAGACCGTACAG ATTGCTACGAAAACTCCAGTATCCTCCGCTGCACCAATCAAGTTTATCATCACAAAAACTATTAACAACAAAGGTCTATGTCCTCAGACGTCGGTGTCTCCTGTTATCGCGG GTCGGGTCCTGACGCAGACTCCCTCGAGGACCATCACTCTGTCTGAGCCCCACAACTCTAACTTACAATGTATCTCCGGCAAAAAGATTGCCATTTCACCCCTTAAGACTCCCAGTAAG GTGACGGTGGTGTCCGTGGCTTCCCCGACCTCCAACGCCTCGCACAAGTCGCTGACGGTCAACGTAGCACTTGGCCAGCAGATCCTCACAGTCCAGCAGTCCACATCTGCATCTCCAGTCAAGCTGACCACCAGCCACCCCACCACACAG AACATTAAACCCATGCAGTCTGTGACCATGGGGGGGGTCGGCGGCTCCCAGTTCAAGACCATCATCCCGCTGGCCAGCCAGCCCAACGTGCAGCAGATCCAGGTCCCGGGCAGCAGGTTCCACTACGTCCGCCTCGTCACGGCGACGACGGCGAGCGGCTCGGGGCACCTCGGCGTTCCCAGCACCAGCTCCATACAGACAG CCAAACCCATGGTGGTCAGTACCGGAGCGGTCAGGATGTCCGTGCCCATCGTCCCAGCACAGACCATCAAGCAG ATGGTGACGAAGCCCTTGACGTCGGCCACGGTGATGACCACCACCCAGACTCAGCAGCGGCTCATCATGCCCGCCACGCCGCTACCGCAGATCCAGCCCAACTTCACCAACCTCCCCCCTGGCACCGTTCTGGCTCCAGCTCCAGGAGGAGGGAACGTGGGCTACGCAGTCGTGCCGGCACAATACGTCACACAG CTCCAGCAGACGCCATTCGTGACGCTCGCCAGCAGCTCTGGCTTCCCTGCGTCCACCGGCATCCAGACTCAGGCCAGATTGCCACTCAATGG CTTGTCACCAGCCGAAACGACCTCAAGACCGAGGAAACCGTGCAACTGCACTAAGTCACAGTGCCTCAAGCT ATACTGCGACTGCTTTGCAAACGGAGAGTTCTGCAATAATTGTAACTGCAACAACTGCTTCAATAACCTGGAACACGAAACGGAGCGTCTCAAAGCTATCAAG ACGTGTCTGGACCGAAACCCAGAGGCCTTCAAACCCAAAATTGGTAAAGGCAAAGAGGGAGAGTCGGACCGTCGACACAGCAAAGGCTGCAACTGCAAACGGTCGGGCTGCCTGAAGAACTACTGCGAGTGTTACGAG GCGAAGATCATGTGCTCGTCCATCTGCAAGTGCATCGGCTGCAAGAACTTTGAGGAGAGCCCTGAGAGGAAGACGCTGATGCACTTGGCCGACGCGGCGGAGGTGAGGGTGCTGCAGCAGACCGCCGCCAAGACCAAGCTGTCGTCGCAGATCTCAGACCTGCTCATGAGGACGACGCCGGTCATCTCGAACGGAGGCGGGAG GTTGCCGTACACGTTCGTGACGAAGGAGGTGCTGGAGGCGACGTGCGAGTGCCTGATGGAGCAGGCCAAGAAGGCGGAGCAGGCTCACCAGCCTCAGGTGGAGGCGGAGCGGATGATCCTGGAGGAGTTCGGACACTGCCTCATGAGGATAATCAGCTCCGCGGGGAAAGCCAAAGCCGACTGCGCCTCCATCAACTGCTAA